One genomic window of Leptospira paudalimensis includes the following:
- the lpxA gene encoding acyl-ACP--UDP-N-acetylglucosamine O-acyltransferase — protein MKIHPTAIIDPKAELHESVEVGPFCIIEKDVKIGEGTVIESHVKILSGTRIGKFNKISSGGSFGGLPQDLAFKPETKTYLEIGDHNHFRENVIFHRGTVDGKATTIGNHNYMMGNVHIAHDTIVGDHNIIVQNTMLAGHVVIGNKVFISGSVGVHQFVRVSDYAMLAGLTKVVKDVPPYATVDGHPGLVVSLNVVGMKRAGISADVRLAIKRVYKTIYHSGFNTKQALAELKKDPNPAPEVQKVIEFFETSKRGVVDHRFVSGGSDEE, from the coding sequence ATGAAAATACACCCCACTGCCATCATCGATCCAAAGGCGGAATTACATGAATCCGTTGAAGTAGGTCCATTTTGTATCATCGAAAAAGATGTAAAAATTGGAGAAGGAACCGTCATCGAATCCCACGTAAAAATCTTGTCTGGGACGCGGATTGGTAAATTTAACAAAATTTCCTCAGGTGGTAGTTTCGGTGGTTTGCCTCAAGATTTAGCTTTCAAACCCGAAACCAAAACCTATTTGGAAATTGGGGATCACAATCATTTTAGAGAAAACGTTATTTTCCATAGGGGCACTGTAGATGGGAAAGCTACTACCATCGGAAATCATAATTATATGATGGGTAATGTACACATTGCACATGATACGATTGTAGGTGACCATAATATCATAGTCCAAAACACAATGCTTGCTGGTCACGTTGTGATCGGAAACAAAGTCTTCATTTCTGGATCAGTGGGAGTTCACCAATTTGTAAGAGTTTCCGATTATGCAATGTTAGCAGGCCTCACAAAGGTAGTAAAAGATGTTCCTCCGTATGCAACTGTTGACGGTCACCCTGGTCTTGTGGTAAGTTTGAATGTTGTCGGAATGAAACGAGCTGGAATTTCTGCCGATGTTCGTCTTGCAATCAAAAGAGTTTATAAAACGATCTATCATAGTGGTTTTAACACAAAACAAGCATTAGCTGAGCTTAAGAAAGACCCAAATCCTGCTCCTGAAGTACAAAAAGTTATCGAATTCTTTGAAACAAGTAAACGTGGTGTTGTTGATCACCGATTTGTTTCTGGTGGATCCGACGAAGAATGA
- a CDS encoding DUF6938 domain-containing protein encodes MNREPMFGLDTGFISKQTAGLIRGILQKRYSIGESSIPLFSSPSPLYPGLELISDKGQNPIETRLLVGSIRMGYGHHRMALSVYSHSLKKNIPTYLHDLLAITSPESKAIADIDSGYSFFSRMSAEIGGPVEWIWGQLMSQGNLTSLEFSCQLAALYKGLMNGIPKDSPVITTYPLNGQIAVASDFNKTIHLICDNYPQYYLLVPGALNLVQSPSSYTKFIEMGVPKDNLAVAGHWVSEDIVSNAVTDSENRVRRIDSKKIRRFLIPIGGAGAQKGYILDLIRLTKSYLTNKKAVYWINTGDHVKVLKAIEEYLIFQKIPYLSIDSWEDLLTFITRHPLRSDDNENNPPVVLFHFPTHTEAFSATDKLIRIADVLVTKPSELAFFPIPKLFIRRVGDHEAASVVRSLELGEGTVECREVMHAKELVQIFTESDDLLLRMNESIIKNTIEGVYNGSKTAVEMATAS; translated from the coding sequence ATGAATCGAGAACCAATGTTCGGCCTTGACACAGGTTTTATTTCCAAACAAACCGCAGGCCTCATTCGAGGGATCCTCCAAAAACGATATTCTATTGGAGAAAGCTCCATTCCCTTATTTTCTTCCCCTTCCCCTTTGTACCCTGGCCTAGAACTCATTTCCGACAAAGGACAAAATCCCATTGAAACAAGATTACTCGTGGGAAGCATTCGGATGGGGTACGGTCACCACAGAATGGCACTTTCAGTGTATTCCCATTCTTTGAAAAAAAACATCCCTACTTACTTACACGATTTACTTGCCATCACCTCCCCGGAATCAAAAGCCATTGCCGATATCGATTCTGGTTATAGTTTTTTCTCTCGTATGAGTGCTGAGATTGGTGGTCCTGTGGAATGGATTTGGGGACAACTTATGTCACAAGGAAATCTAACCTCTCTTGAATTTTCATGCCAACTTGCAGCTCTGTACAAAGGACTCATGAATGGAATTCCAAAAGATTCACCTGTCATCACCACATACCCGTTAAATGGTCAGATAGCAGTTGCTTCTGATTTTAACAAAACCATTCATTTAATTTGTGATAATTACCCACAATACTATTTACTTGTGCCTGGAGCATTGAACTTAGTCCAATCCCCTTCTTCTTATACCAAGTTTATCGAAATGGGTGTACCAAAAGACAATCTCGCTGTCGCTGGACATTGGGTATCAGAAGACATTGTATCAAATGCTGTCACTGATTCTGAAAATCGTGTAAGAAGGATTGATTCCAAAAAAATCCGAAGGTTCTTAATCCCAATTGGTGGAGCGGGTGCACAAAAAGGTTATATTTTAGATCTCATTCGTTTGACCAAGTCATATCTCACCAACAAAAAAGCAGTGTATTGGATTAACACTGGTGACCATGTGAAAGTGCTCAAGGCAATTGAAGAGTATTTGATTTTTCAAAAAATCCCATATTTATCAATAGATTCCTGGGAAGACCTACTAACTTTCATTACACGACACCCTCTTAGGTCTGATGACAATGAAAACAATCCGCCTGTAGTTTTGTTTCATTTTCCAACTCACACAGAAGCATTTTCAGCAACCGACAAACTCATTCGAATTGCAGATGTCCTTGTCACAAAACCATCTGAGTTGGCATTTTTTCCAATACCAAAACTGTTTATCCGCAGGGTTGGAGACCATGAAGCTGCTTCGGTTGTAAGGTCTTTGGAACTAGGAGAAGGAACTGTGGAATGTAGGGAAGTGATGCATGCAAAGGAACTGGTTCAAATTTTCACTGAGTCCGATGATTTGTTACTACGAATGAACGAATCCATTATCAAAAATACAATCGAAGGGGTCTATAACGGAAGTAAAACGGCCGTCGAAATGGCGACCGCTTCTTAA
- a CDS encoding Hpt domain-containing protein, with protein sequence MLIDWSRIESLVDMNDPEDQAWLKEMITSLLENMATRVENLDRLMLSKDPKELQSELHQIKGVAANFGLAGLSEVVVKAEALVKSGDVDSSITEGKKIPGIWESTKQELEKKFSS encoded by the coding sequence TTGTTAATAGATTGGTCGCGAATCGAATCTCTTGTGGATATGAATGATCCTGAAGACCAAGCATGGCTGAAGGAAATGATTACTTCGCTATTGGAAAATATGGCGACTCGGGTTGAAAATTTGGACCGATTGATGTTATCCAAGGATCCAAAAGAACTACAATCCGAACTCCACCAAATCAAAGGAGTTGCTGCCAATTTTGGACTGGCAGGTCTTTCGGAAGTGGTGGTCAAAGCTGAGGCACTTGTGAAGTCAGGAGACGTGGACTCATCCATAACCGAAGGAAAAAAAATTCCAGGGATTTGGGAATCCACGAAACAAGAGTTAGAAAAAAAGTTCTCCTCTTAA
- a CDS encoding acetyl-CoA C-acetyltransferase yields MEQVYILGGLRSAFGSFGGTLKDMSAVDLGVEVSKAALQKTGVDPSLIEESIFGNVIPTGKDGIYLARHIGLKSGVPITSPALTLNRLCGSGMEAVIQAAKKIMLGEAHTVLAGGVESMSNAPYVVRNARFGVRYGNAEFEDSLAQGLTDIYVELPMGMTAENLSDQYKISREEQDAWAATSQERAEEATNKGILKNEIHPITINGKNPIVFDKDEFIKGKAGGAKLATLKPAFKKDGSVTAGNASGINDGASAMIVASASQAKKLGKEPLAIVKSWGHAGCDPAKMGIGPALAIPAALQKAGLSLKDIGLVEVNEAFAAQYLAVQKELGLDPKITNVNGGAVAIGHPLGASGNRVTLTLALEMQRRGVKYGVASLCIGGGQGIAIVLENPKA; encoded by the coding sequence ATGGAACAAGTTTACATTTTGGGCGGACTGAGATCCGCATTCGGTAGTTTTGGCGGAACACTCAAAGACATGAGTGCCGTAGACCTTGGGGTCGAAGTATCAAAGGCAGCACTCCAAAAAACTGGAGTTGATCCTTCTTTAATTGAAGAAAGTATTTTTGGAAATGTTATCCCTACTGGTAAAGATGGAATTTATTTAGCTCGTCATATCGGGTTAAAATCAGGAGTTCCGATCACAAGTCCAGCATTAACACTCAATAGACTTTGTGGTTCAGGAATGGAAGCAGTGATCCAAGCTGCTAAAAAAATCATGTTAGGTGAGGCACACACTGTTCTTGCTGGTGGAGTGGAATCCATGAGCAATGCACCTTATGTTGTACGCAATGCAAGGTTTGGAGTTCGTTATGGAAATGCAGAATTTGAAGATTCACTCGCACAAGGTTTAACTGACATTTATGTAGAACTTCCCATGGGGATGACGGCAGAAAACTTGTCTGACCAATATAAAATTTCCAGAGAAGAACAAGATGCTTGGGCAGCCACTTCGCAAGAACGAGCAGAAGAAGCAACTAACAAGGGAATTCTAAAAAATGAAATCCATCCCATCACGATCAATGGAAAAAATCCAATTGTGTTCGATAAGGATGAATTCATCAAAGGAAAAGCAGGTGGAGCAAAACTTGCCACTTTAAAACCTGCTTTTAAAAAAGATGGATCGGTAACTGCAGGAAACGCATCGGGAATCAATGACGGAGCTTCTGCTATGATTGTCGCATCCGCATCCCAAGCAAAAAAACTCGGTAAGGAACCACTCGCGATTGTAAAATCTTGGGGACATGCAGGTTGTGATCCTGCTAAGATGGGAATTGGACCTGCACTTGCAATTCCAGCTGCATTACAAAAAGCAGGACTCAGTTTAAAAGACATTGGACTTGTCGAAGTGAATGAAGCATTCGCAGCTCAGTACTTAGCGGTACAAAAGGAACTTGGTCTTGATCCAAAGATCACGAATGTGAACGGTGGTGCTGTTGCAATTGGACATCCACTCGGAGCATCGGGTAACCGTGTGACTTTAACTCTTGCTCTTGAGATGCAAAGACGTGGAGTGAAGTATGGTGTTGCTTCTCTTTGTATCGGTGGTGGACAAGGAATCGCGATTGTTTTAGAAAACCCTAAAGCTTAG